The Methanosphaera sp. BMS genome contains a region encoding:
- a CDS encoding TIGR04076 family protein: MKKVKITILKTTLDEQLAKEYGVEGLSTCPLMKEGQVFYADYAKPEGFCDEAWKAIYQYVFALAHGAEDCVFYYHDWIEKPGVAIVSCNDGLRPVIMKLESTDIDSADYDFLSGEKQE; encoded by the coding sequence ATGAAAAAAGTCAAAATTACAATATTAAAAACTACCTTGGATGAACAGTTGGCTAAGGAATATGGGGTGGAAGGTTTATCCACATGTCCATTAATGAAAGAAGGCCAGGTATTTTATGCTGATTATGCAAAGCCTGAAGGATTTTGTGATGAGGCATGGAAAGCAATCTACCAATATGTATTTGCATTAGCCCATGGGGCAGAGGATTGTGTATTTTATTATCATGACTGGATAGAAAAACCGGGTGTAGCGATTGTTTCATGCAATGATGGTTTAAGGCCTGTAATTATGAAGCTGGAATCAACGGATATTGATTCAGCTGATTATGACTTTTTGAGTGGTGAAAAACAGGAATAA
- the xseB gene encoding exodeoxyribonuclease VII small subunit yields MEDLSFEESLEKLEEIVEKLENGDVPLDDAIDEFNNAMQLVKVCDEKLTKAEESIAKIVEENGELMDFVVSDEE; encoded by the coding sequence ATGGAAGATTTAAGTTTTGAAGAAAGTCTGGAAAAATTAGAGGAAATCGTTGAAAAATTAGAAAATGGGGATGTACCATTGGATGATGCAATCGATGAATTTAATAATGCAATGCAATTGGTCAAAGTATGTGATGAAAAGTTAACTAAAGCAGAAGAATCCATTGCTAAGATAGTTGAAGAAAATGGCGAATTAATGGATTTTGTTGTTTCCGATGAAGAATAA
- a CDS encoding cobaltochelatase subunit CobN gives MKTKTFSLCMLIIVLLLCTTVAAVDHKDQKLNDSNLTEINDNINTSEITKDTSDVDVSNNVTTVKLSEKSKDNIKKSAKIDNEDETSSSDKVKSNVTNNKSSQKTYTKTSNKKTTQKSYTKKYSNTKKTQKTVKSSSYAKQQAIVAQERARKLENEKIANNTKKVLKNAGSSNSKNATYSISGTVTQVYNNTTGKYAGGEEDGYVTEGAEVVIYDSYGVKVAQTKSDKSGNYKVDNLTKNNYTVTFSYGTYALGNESVTITNKSKTDINYTFIPDIAIISYSGATSTDGQKEKVEALKSISDRVYFLESYNIIEGYDNSDQWMLDYTNFILVDMYSEGNGFGIDVRLIGESPASQNNMIAYTFGIYSEQLFQGNLRSWGFVGGDPYSLENTYIGSYWQAERITDNETVQTNMKNFYKYIEYLLGDSDVDPTKKNGSPILERTDWGIYYPGHKSFTLTPTQQEINSWILSNPGYNDDGAGSLNWMTQNLTAWNAKNNDPKTIFNEFETWYDKNVKINGSFVVITSYYPGGEVIDAMIKEYEKQGRAAINLYQKSTTPSISEFLQNLTVGDMALKHGVSAVSSLYSFSMDYINMGTEIPINTFKNTNVSILRALDAIDITSYQSKYGPQAEWTMGVTVPQFEGVFGAIPVSYLDEEGNEIIIQSGLEKHVNITNGWAKLKDMENKDKKIAIILYSYPPGKADVGASYLDVFESVREMLIQMKENGYDIGYESVDDIPSTDELTTLILELSNKGTHAIGLLEQYVEKYRDELEANHQIISQEQYQKWFNELPENLQESMIENWGEGFETSAMVYKNTSLIVPGMHIGNIFISVQPARGWDEVADYHSDTLSPPPPYLAYYKYLNEIWDVDAIVHMGTHGTLEWLPGHTLGMQETDWSFQLTNVPIIYPYIVSNPGEGMTAKERSFAQVITHMTPVTVDSSLYGDYVKLEDSMSRYTEIRKLNSTGTDVYESEILNISSELGYRPMEEDETFDEYVEFLHAQIESMETDKITLGNHVLGHIWNDTEMVEGVKTIAASRTYILQNLMELRYPGFIGQDYYTLIKDRSFEPYKDDLNNMLTNIISLLVDGNSIDDVAETYMQNNESALYQDITDVYNIIEGIKDNKEWASIFTALDGGYVEPGLSADPSYSDVLPTGRSLYASDTTKMPSKNAWEMAKNAVDIMIRNYYENNAGSWPQLNAIVIWGTEVLRTEGVSLAEFLYFMGVEPTWDHNGKYNGLKVIPLENLTLKLSDGSVINRPRLDVFTTIVSSNPQWIKMLNDAVKLVYDLNESSTGKNIENYVIKHINEYIEAYNKTEGALDRVFGLRGAILEGTGVSDLAPSVTNWQDSENGISNELSSVYMSRISNAWNVNDNGKIEVTNNTDQFTYLLSHLTLLTQNLDSTWRVTDSDDYADWFGGLLNAANTLGAKVNTQLLDIRDKNNIISSTLVEEIQKEIRDTLLNPTYIDSQINGASGWNAMAAKLQNAMEIMFTTQGYAEDRHGNAVEVNRTGNNAGALGSGLITQIGKMLVSDKLNVNKDYKAYAFQSMAGWLLTTDMNGFWESNQALREQLSNKYIQSAVQYGIACCHHTCKNVVFNKWVVKTSTVPNEMKQQFSDMMAASTSYKGSLLDPNDLPYTNTLVEDDYSGEIDLTSTVTEIGIDASAVDTGVSGNPNANANGQSAGSGSVANLVGPGNADTQNTNGTNGTATDGNGNEGSGSQSNGNGENTGNSDSGDSGANSGSGTSGSGTSSNNYGDGVSVGTNGGAGDSKTNSTAEGSGSSVGDVSSAEAASNAQAANAEASAGSKSDDGEASAASAGSAMKSVFEVTKKKLSKSAPQDSEISAAYLVGVVLVGLLFFAGFEGRTPRERKR, from the coding sequence ATGAAAACTAAGACCTTTTCATTATGTATGTTAATCATTGTTCTCTTACTTTGTACAACAGTAGCCGCAGTTGATCACAAAGATCAAAAATTAAATGACAGTAATCTCACAGAAATAAATGACAATATAAATACAAGTGAAATAACTAAAGATACATCAGATGTAGATGTATCAAACAACGTCACAACTGTAAAGTTATCTGAAAAAAGCAAGGATAACATTAAGAAATCAGCGAAAATTGACAATGAAGACGAGACTTCTTCAAGTGACAAGGTAAAATCCAATGTCACAAATAACAAAAGTAGTCAAAAAACTTATACTAAAACAAGCAATAAAAAGACTACACAAAAGAGTTATACAAAGAAGTACTCCAATACCAAGAAAACACAGAAAACAGTGAAAAGTAGTTCCTATGCTAAACAACAAGCAATAGTTGCACAGGAAAGAGCTCGAAAACTTGAAAATGAAAAAATAGCCAACAACACGAAGAAAGTACTGAAAAATGCTGGTAGCAGTAACAGTAAAAATGCTACTTACAGTATCTCAGGTACAGTAACCCAGGTATATAACAACACTACCGGTAAATATGCCGGTGGCGAAGAGGATGGTTATGTTACCGAAGGGGCTGAAGTTGTTATCTATGATTCATATGGAGTTAAAGTAGCTCAAACAAAAAGTGACAAATCTGGTAACTACAAAGTAGATAATTTAACTAAAAACAACTATACAGTAACATTTAGTTACGGTACATATGCTTTAGGTAACGAATCTGTAACAATTACAAACAAATCCAAAACAGATATTAATTACACGTTCATCCCTGATATAGCAATAATCTCATATTCAGGTGCTACATCCACGGACGGTCAGAAAGAGAAAGTAGAAGCACTGAAAAGCATTAGTGACAGAGTATACTTCCTTGAAAGTTATAACATTATCGAAGGATATGATAACTCTGACCAATGGATGTTGGACTATACCAATTTCATATTGGTGGATATGTATTCGGAAGGTAATGGATTTGGTATCGACGTACGCCTGATAGGTGAATCACCAGCTTCACAGAACAACATGATAGCATATACCTTCGGTATATACTCCGAACAGTTGTTCCAGGGAAACCTGCGAAGTTGGGGATTTGTAGGTGGAGATCCATATTCACTGGAAAATACATACATAGGATCTTATTGGCAAGCTGAAAGAATAACTGACAATGAAACAGTACAGACAAATATGAAAAATTTCTATAAATATATAGAATATTTGCTTGGCGATTCGGATGTTGATCCTACAAAGAAGAATGGGAGTCCTATATTAGAGCGAACTGATTGGGGGATATATTATCCAGGACATAAAAGTTTCACACTAACTCCAACCCAACAGGAAATTAATTCATGGATTTTATCCAATCCAGGTTATAACGATGACGGTGCTGGAAGTCTAAACTGGATGACCCAAAACCTGACTGCGTGGAACGCTAAAAACAACGACCCTAAGACCATTTTCAACGAATTTGAAACATGGTACGATAAAAATGTCAAGATTAATGGGAGTTTCGTTGTAATAACAAGTTATTATCCTGGCGGAGAGGTAATAGATGCAATGATCAAGGAATATGAAAAACAAGGACGTGCCGCAATAAACTTATACCAAAAATCCACAACTCCGTCAATCAGTGAATTCTTACAGAATTTAACTGTTGGAGACATGGCATTGAAACATGGTGTAAGTGCAGTAAGTTCATTATATTCATTTTCCATGGATTACATCAATATGGGTACTGAAATACCTATAAATACATTCAAAAATACTAATGTCTCAATTCTTAGAGCGTTAGATGCTATAGATATCACAAGTTATCAAAGCAAATATGGACCACAAGCTGAATGGACAATGGGCGTGACAGTTCCACAATTTGAAGGTGTTTTCGGTGCGATTCCAGTATCATACCTTGATGAAGAAGGTAATGAAATAATTATCCAAAGTGGACTGGAAAAACATGTTAACATCACAAACGGATGGGCCAAACTAAAGGATATGGAAAACAAAGATAAAAAGATTGCTATTATTCTTTACAGTTACCCTCCAGGAAAAGCAGATGTTGGAGCTTCATATTTAGATGTATTTGAAAGCGTTCGTGAAATGTTGATTCAGATGAAAGAGAACGGATATGACATTGGATATGAAAGTGTCGATGATATCCCATCAACTGATGAATTAACAACCTTAATCTTAGAGTTAAGTAACAAAGGTACACATGCTATTGGACTTCTCGAGCAATATGTAGAAAAGTATCGGGATGAATTGGAAGCAAATCATCAAATCATCAGTCAAGAACAGTACCAGAAATGGTTCAATGAACTACCAGAAAATCTTCAGGAATCCATGATTGAAAATTGGGGAGAAGGATTTGAAACATCAGCTATGGTATATAAAAACACTTCACTTATCGTGCCGGGTATGCATATAGGTAACATATTCATAAGTGTACAGCCGGCAAGGGGATGGGATGAAGTTGCAGATTACCACAGCGATACGTTATCTCCACCGCCACCATACCTAGCATACTACAAGTACCTGAATGAAATATGGGATGTAGATGCCATAGTTCACATGGGTACCCACGGAACCCTTGAATGGTTACCTGGACACACATTAGGTATGCAGGAAACTGACTGGTCATTCCAATTAACAAATGTTCCAATCATATACCCATATATTGTATCCAACCCAGGGGAAGGTATGACTGCAAAAGAAAGAAGCTTTGCACAGGTTATTACCCATATGACTCCTGTAACTGTAGACAGTTCATTATATGGTGATTATGTAAAACTAGAGGATTCAATGTCAAGATATACTGAAATCAGGAAATTGAATTCCACAGGTACTGATGTTTATGAAAGTGAAATATTAAACATCAGTAGTGAATTAGGATATCGTCCTATGGAAGAGGACGAAACATTTGATGAATATGTTGAATTCTTACATGCACAGATAGAATCAATGGAAACTGATAAAATTACCCTTGGAAACCATGTATTAGGACATATATGGAATGATACTGAAATGGTTGAAGGTGTCAAAACAATCGCTGCATCAAGAACATACATATTACAGAATCTGATGGAACTTAGATATCCTGGATTTATCGGTCAGGACTACTACACCTTAATTAAGGATAGGAGCTTTGAACCGTATAAAGATGATTTGAACAATATGCTGACAAACATCATTTCATTACTGGTTGATGGAAACAGCATTGATGACGTTGCCGAAACATACATGCAAAACAATGAGAGTGCATTATATCAGGACATAACAGATGTATATAACATAATTGAAGGAATTAAAGATAACAAGGAATGGGCATCAATATTCACTGCACTTGACGGTGGATATGTTGAACCGGGTTTATCAGCAGACCCTTCATATTCTGATGTATTGCCGACAGGAAGAAGCTTGTATGCAAGTGATACAACCAAGATGCCAAGTAAAAATGCATGGGAAATGGCTAAAAATGCAGTAGATATCATGATAAGAAATTATTATGAAAACAATGCAGGTTCATGGCCACAACTAAATGCTATAGTTATTTGGGGTACTGAAGTATTACGTACTGAAGGTGTAAGTCTAGCAGAATTCCTTTATTTCATGGGTGTGGAACCAACATGGGACCACAATGGTAAATACAATGGTCTTAAAGTTATACCACTCGAAAACTTAACATTAAAGTTAAGTGACGGATCAGTTATCAATCGTCCAAGACTTGATGTTTTCACGACAATTGTAAGTTCAAATCCACAGTGGATTAAGATGTTGAATGACGCCGTTAAATTAGTGTATGACTTAAATGAATCATCAACTGGTAAAAACATAGAAAACTATGTTATAAAACACATAAATGAATACATTGAAGCATACAATAAAACAGAAGGTGCATTAGACAGAGTATTCGGTTTACGTGGTGCAATTCTTGAAGGTACTGGTGTATCTGATTTGGCACCGAGTGTAACCAACTGGCAGGATTCAGAAAATGGAATCAGTAATGAATTGTCAAGCGTATACATGTCCAGGATATCCAATGCTTGGAATGTAAATGATAATGGTAAAATTGAAGTAACCAACAATACAGACCAGTTTACTTATCTTTTAAGCCATTTAACGTTATTAACCCAAAACCTTGACAGTACATGGAGAGTTACTGATTCAGATGATTATGCTGATTGGTTTGGTGGACTGCTTAACGCTGCTAATACTTTAGGAGCAAAAGTAAACACCCAATTACTGGATATTCGTGATAAAAACAATATCATTTCAAGTACATTAGTTGAAGAAATCCAAAAAGAAATACGTGACACATTGCTTAACCCTACATATATCGATTCACAAATCAATGGTGCTAGTGGTTGGAATGCCATGGCAGCTAAATTACAGAATGCTATGGAAATAATGTTCACAACCCAAGGATATGCAGAAGACAGACATGGAAATGCCGTGGAAGTTAACAGAACAGGAAATAATGCAGGTGCATTAGGTTCCGGATTAATTACACAAATCGGTAAGATGCTGGTTAGTGACAAATTAAACGTTAACAAAGACTACAAAGCATATGCTTTCCAATCCATGGCCGGTTGGTTACTGACAACCGACATGAACGGATTCTGGGAATCCAATCAAGCTTTGCGTGAACAATTATCAAACAAGTACATTCAAAGTGCAGTGCAATATGGTATTGCATGTTGTCACCACACATGTAAAAACGTTGTATTCAACAAATGGGTAGTTAAAACATCAACTGTCCCTAATGAGATGAAACAACAATTTTCAGACATGATGGCAGCATCAACCAGCTATAAAGGATCACTACTTGACCCTAATGACCTACCATACACCAACACATTAGTAGAAGATGACTACAGTGGAGAAATAGATCTAACCAGCACAGTTACCGAAATAGGTATTGATGCAAGTGCAGTGGATACCGGAGTTAGCGGTAACCCTAATGCTAATGCAAATGGTCAAAGTGCAGGTTCCGGCAGTGTAGCAAATCTTGTTGGACCAGGTAATGCAGATACACAGAATACCAACGGTACCAACGGTACAGCTACTGATGGAAACGGTAATGAAGGCAGTGGAAGCCAATCTAATGGAAACGGTGAAAACACCGGTAACTCCGATAGCGGTGACTCCGGTGCAAACAGTGGAAGTGGAACAAGCGGTAGCGGTACCTCATCAAACAATTACGGTGATGGTGTAAGTGTCGGTACAAACGGTGGTGCTGGAGACAGTAAAACCAACAGTACAGCAGAAGGCAGTGGAAGTTCAGTTGGAGATGTTAGTTCAGCTGAAGCAGCATCCAATGCCCAAGCAGCCAATGCCGAGGCAAGTGCCGGTTCAAAAAGTGATGATGGTGAAGCTAGTGCAGCCAGTGCAGGTTCAGCTATGAAATCCGTATTTGAAGTAACTAAGAAAAAATTAAGTAAGTCAGCCCCACAAGATTCCGAAATATCGGCAGCATATCTTGTAGGTGTTGTTTTAGTTGGTTTATTATTCTTTGCCGGATTTGAAGGTAGAACTCCTCGTGAGAGAAAGCGATGA
- the rfbB gene encoding dTDP-glucose 4,6-dehydratase, which yields MITGGAGFIGSNFVHHISEKYPDYDITVLDKLTYAGDLENIKSLDVEFIKGDIADPIAASKAMKDADYVVNFAAETHVDKSINDPQSFVKSDVLGTQNLLELVREYDVERYIQISTDEVYGSILEGSFKETDNIDPSSPYSASKAGGDLLVNAYYKTYGIPVIITRSSNNFGPRQFPEKLIPLFILKALHDEPLPVYGDGQNVRDWIYVEDNCAGVDTVLHKGKLGEVYNIGGGNEKNNMEITKLILEKLNKPESLIQHVEDRLGHDRRYSLDATKTKKLGWEPKWNFEDAMEKTVNWYKENQERLYPKTKTL from the coding sequence ATGATTACAGGTGGAGCAGGATTTATTGGATCAAATTTTGTTCATCACATCTCAGAAAAATATCCAGATTATGATATAACGGTCCTTGATAAATTAACATATGCAGGTGACTTAGAAAACATCAAATCATTAGATGTTGAATTTATAAAAGGAGATATTGCAGACCCAATTGCAGCAAGCAAAGCAATGAAGGATGCGGATTATGTGGTAAACTTTGCAGCAGAAACACATGTGGATAAGTCAATCAACGATCCCCAGTCTTTTGTAAAGTCTGACGTCTTAGGTACACAGAATCTATTGGAACTGGTAAGAGAATATGATGTTGAACGTTATATTCAAATATCAACAGATGAAGTATACGGCAGCATACTTGAAGGTTCATTTAAGGAAACTGATAACATAGATCCATCAAGTCCATACTCAGCAAGTAAGGCTGGAGGGGACTTGCTGGTAAATGCATACTATAAAACATATGGAATACCTGTTATTATTACAAGAAGCAGTAATAACTTTGGTCCAAGACAATTTCCGGAGAAACTAATACCACTGTTTATTTTAAAGGCATTGCATGATGAACCGCTACCGGTATATGGTGACGGACAGAATGTACGTGACTGGATTTATGTTGAGGATAACTGTGCAGGTGTAGATACCGTCCTTCATAAAGGTAAACTAGGTGAAGTATATAATATTGGCGGAGGTAATGAGAAAAATAATATGGAAATTACCAAACTGATACTGGAAAAACTAAATAAACCTGAAAGTCTAATTCAGCACGTTGAAGACAGGTTAGGTCATGACAGAAGATACTCCCTTGATGCCACCAAGACCAAAAAACTTGGATGGGAGCCTAAATGGAACTTTGAGGACGCTATGGAAAAAACTGTAAATTGGTATAAAGAAAACCAGGAACGTTTATATCCAAAGACTAAAACATTATAA
- the xseA gene encoding exodeoxyribonuclease VII large subunit: MRKRFTKQTTLEFTQPTLSEGDNTHCYTVSEITDYINQKLKRDDALAKIMVKGEISNYKSYPNGHSYFTLKDKDSQISSVMFWGYKKHLKFEPKDGMKVIITGKIEVYKKYGNYQLYAHNITEEGVGDLHIAFQQLKEKLSKEGLFDESHKKKIVKYPKRIGVVTASTGAAVKDIITTIKRRYPYCQILVFSTLVQGDDAADNIVERISDAQNYGLDTLIVGRGGGSIEDLWPFNEEKVARAIYDSNVPIISAVGHQIDYTISDFVADLRAPTPTAAAEMAVPDAYVLKSKLNDLNERITNTVRNKILENRNKLNTISKKNILKHPQSIYDHPKMNLELLIGRFENASQQIIHDNRNKLLKLENSYIFKNPKSITKNKKDRYIKNISKLEVLNPLLTLKRGYAIAECNEKVISSSKDVKVGDKLDIKFDDGTINTKVI, translated from the coding sequence ATGCGTAAGCGGTTTACTAAACAGACCACTTTAGAATTTACACAACCAACTTTATCAGAAGGGGACAATACGCATTGCTATACTGTATCTGAGATAACTGATTACATTAATCAGAAACTAAAACGTGATGATGCACTGGCAAAGATCATGGTTAAGGGTGAAATATCCAACTATAAATCATATCCTAATGGGCATAGTTATTTCACGCTTAAGGATAAGGATTCACAAATAAGTTCCGTTATGTTCTGGGGATATAAAAAGCATTTGAAGTTTGAACCTAAAGATGGGATGAAGGTAATCATTACAGGTAAAATAGAAGTGTATAAAAAATATGGAAATTATCAGTTGTATGCTCATAATATAACAGAAGAGGGAGTCGGTGATTTACATATTGCATTCCAGCAATTAAAGGAGAAACTATCAAAAGAGGGATTGTTTGATGAGTCCCATAAAAAGAAGATAGTCAAATATCCAAAACGTATAGGTGTGGTAACAGCATCTACCGGTGCAGCGGTAAAGGATATCATCACGACAATAAAAAGAAGGTATCCTTATTGTCAAATACTTGTATTTTCCACACTGGTACAGGGAGATGATGCGGCAGATAACATAGTTGAACGAATTTCTGATGCTCAGAATTATGGCTTGGACACGTTAATTGTTGGTCGTGGTGGTGGAAGCATAGAGGACTTATGGCCATTCAATGAAGAAAAGGTAGCACGGGCAATCTATGATTCAAATGTACCCATAATCAGTGCGGTGGGTCATCAAATTGATTACACAATTTCCGACTTCGTGGCGGATTTAAGAGCACCCACACCAACGGCAGCAGCTGAAATGGCTGTTCCGGATGCATATGTATTAAAATCCAAATTAAATGATTTGAATGAAAGAATAACCAACACAGTTAGAAATAAGATACTGGAAAATAGAAATAAATTGAATACAATATCTAAGAAAAATATACTAAAACATCCTCAAAGCATATATGATCATCCAAAGATGAATCTGGAGTTACTCATTGGCAGATTTGAAAACGCATCACAGCAAATTATTCATGACAACAGAAATAAGCTGTTGAAATTGGAAAATTCATATATCTTTAAGAATCCCAAGTCAATAACAAAGAACAAGAAGGATAGATATATCAAAAATATCTCTAAACTGGAGGTTTTAAATCCGCTATTAACACTAAAAAGAGGTTATGCTATTGCCGAGTGTAATGAGAAGGTAATATCTTCTTCGAAAGATGTTAAAGTGGGGGATAAATTGGACATAAAATTTGATGATGGAACTATTAATACAAAGGTGATATAA
- a CDS encoding DUF371 domain-containing protein, whose protein sequence is MQYTFEATGHENVLSKHKTTFEITTDSTLTLKGDCIIGLNSNVTLNDFPQKLRDKIMCDDTKIELSLETPNAKDKIIGYGSSQLTLNHPSDMVCRKSTFTCSRTLMIKADKAAIDLDEDLINDLSNCETLKVTIKVDD, encoded by the coding sequence ATGCAATACACTTTTGAGGCAACAGGACATGAAAACGTATTGTCAAAGCATAAGACAACATTTGAAATAACAACCGATAGCACACTTACCCTGAAAGGTGACTGCATAATCGGATTAAACAGCAATGTCACGTTAAATGATTTTCCACAAAAATTAAGGGATAAAATCATGTGTGATGACACAAAAATAGAGTTATCGCTGGAAACGCCCAATGCAAAAGATAAAATAATCGGTTACGGTTCATCACAGTTAACCCTTAATCATCCAAGTGATATGGTATGTAGAAAAAGTACATTTACCTGCAGCAGAACATTAATGATAAAGGCCGATAAGGCAGCAATAGACTTGGATGAAGACCTGATTAATGATCTAAGTAACTGTGAAACCCTAAAAGTAACAATAAAAGTTGATGATTAA
- the rfbD gene encoding dTDP-4-dehydrorhamnose reductase gives MKFFITGGSGLLGSRIATVADDEHELVLSHNSNPTDNTVKCDITDEDEVKKTIQKVKPDVIIHCAAMTNVDLCEDEIDTAYKVNGDATGYLAKASEDVDAKMIYVSTDFVFDGTKGNYKETDEVNPLGIYAKSKYDGEVQLQKYSNNWAIARVSVLYGWHERLNFTTWVIDELRKENEINIVTDQINSPTLADNAAEAMLEIAGQDKNGIYHTAGNDLISRYDFTRQIADVFDLDENLINPITSDKFIQKAPRPRDSSLNVNKIEKELDFKMETCEESLIRMRDCE, from the coding sequence ATGAAATTCTTTATTACAGGTGGTAGTGGTCTACTGGGTAGTAGAATTGCTACTGTAGCTGATGACGAGCATGAACTTGTTTTATCACATAACTCCAACCCTACAGACAATACTGTTAAGTGTGATATTACAGATGAAGATGAAGTTAAAAAAACAATACAAAAAGTCAAGCCCGATGTGATTATCCACTGTGCTGCAATGACCAATGTGGATTTATGTGAAGACGAGATAGATACGGCCTATAAAGTTAATGGTGATGCTACAGGATACTTGGCCAAGGCATCCGAAGATGTTGATGCCAAGATGATTTATGTATCAACCGATTTTGTATTTGATGGAACAAAGGGCAATTATAAGGAGACCGATGAGGTTAATCCGTTGGGAATTTATGCAAAAAGTAAGTATGATGGCGAAGTGCAACTTCAGAAATACAGCAATAACTGGGCAATAGCCAGAGTTAGCGTATTGTATGGCTGGCATGAAAGATTAAACTTTACCACGTGGGTCATAGATGAGCTTAGAAAGGAGAATGAGATTAATATTGTTACTGATCAGATTAACTCACCGACACTGGCAGATAATGCGGCCGAGGCCATGCTTGAAATAGCAGGACAGGACAAGAATGGTATTTATCACACGGCGGGCAATGACCTGATTAGCAGATATGACTTTACAAGACAAATTGCCGATGTATTTGATTTGGATGAGAATCTTATTAATCCAATAACTAGTGATAAGTTCATTCAGAAAGCTCCTAGACCTCGTGATTCATCATTGAACGTGAATAAAATTGAAAAGGAACTTGACTTTAAAATGGAGACCTGTGAAGAATCCTTAATTAGAATGCGTGATTGTGAATAA